In the genome of Cheilinus undulatus linkage group 6, ASM1832078v1, whole genome shotgun sequence, one region contains:
- the LOC121510634 gene encoding rho GTPase-activating protein 19-like, giving the protein MASVVDDPQNNHKLSRRETKCSVFNSRGKSESSQPVIFNPDFFVERLRHEHPQAFTDLILSNLTRLIDLPGDEFAQLIGESEPRVPSAASLLRSLNFLKRKDKGVVFGAPLTEEGIAQIYQLIEYLSKNLHVEGLFRVPGHSLRQAALRELLNAGTEIDLDTGDFHPNDAATLLKAYLGELPEPLLTHRHYCAHLKIGELTRFDENGDKSNVPDKERQIEAYQLLVMLLPPANRSLLKLLLDLLFQTARNQHINKMSAINLATMFAPHIIWPKNVTASDLQGNIEKLNNGVAFLIRHSQKLFKAPAYIKEYTRLYYTGSKRLQSKDDSTLCSGAKDKETMPAVTAASPSPSLRTMGGEVSSTSTAKSSETQSYTESALRELFEHVNSMPESAKKKKLIRQFEKQPLVTPSADSRAPFSRKHWRSRSLGGMIKRKVLGSQSSTEKENSRQQSPTSSTSVEAQRVENNRWEGD; this is encoded by the exons ATGGCGTCGGTTGTTGATGATCCCCAAAACAATCACAAACTGAGCAGAAG GGAAACAAAATGCAGTGTGTTTAACAGTCGGGGGAAGTCGGAATCAAGCCAGCCTGTGATATTTAACCCTGACTTCTTTGTGGAGCGGTTGAGACACGAGCACCCACAGGCATTCACGGATTTAATTCTCAGCAATTTAACTCGACTCATAGACCTTCCAGGGGATGAATTTGCTCAGCTCATTGGAGAGTCCGAGCCCAGGGTGCCCTCCGCCGCTAGCCTTCTACGGTCACTCAACTTCCTGAAACGGAAAG ATAAAGGAGTGGTTTTTGGTGCACCTTTAACTGAAGAAGGAATAGCCCAGATCTATCAGCTTATTGAATACCTGAGTAAAA ACCTTCATGTGGAGGGGTTGTTCCGTGTGCCAGGCCACAGCCTGAGGCAGGCAGCCCTGAGGGAGTTGCTGAATGCTGGCACAGAGATAGATCTGGACACAGGCGACTTCCACCCCAATGATGCAGCCACATTGCTCAAAGCCTACCTGGGAGAGCTGCCAGAGCCTCTTCTCACGCACAGACACTACTGTGCTCACCTAAAGATTGGAG AGCTGACTCGTTTTGATGAGAATGGGGACAAATCAAATGTGCCTGACAAGGAACGCCAGATTGAAGCATATCAGCTGCTTGTCATGCTGCTCCCACCAGCAAACCGCAGCCTCTTGAAGCTGCTACTAGACCTGCTCTTCCAAACAGCTCGTAACCAACACATCAACAAGATGTCTGCTATTAATCTAGCCACAATGTTTGCTCCACACATCATCTGGCCCAAAAAT GTGACGGCAAGTGATCTGCAGGGAAACATAGAGAAACTGAATAATGGTGTTGCATTCCTTATCAGGCACTCCCAAAAGCTTTTTAAG GCACCAGCATATATTAAGGAATATACTCGCTTGTACTACACAGGATCAAAACGTCTACAATCAAAG GATGATTCAACACTCTGTTCTGGGGCTAAAGACAAAGAGACCATGCCTGCAGTAACAGCTGCTTCCCCTTCTCCCTCACTGAGAACAATGGGCGGtgaggtcagcagcacatccaCAGCCAAGTCCTCTGAGACTCAAAGCTATACAGAGTCTGCCCTCAGGGAGCTTTTCGAGCATGTCAATAGCATGCCTGAGTCTGCCAAAAAGAAGAAACTCATCAGACAG tttgaaAAGCAGCCTTTGGTGACACCTTCAGCTGACTCTCGGGCACCTTTCAGCAGAAAACACTGGCGGTCACGCTCTCTAGGTGGAATGATCAAG AGGAAAGTGTTGGGAAGCCAATCAtcaacagagaaagaaaacagcagacagCAGAGTCCTACGTCAAGCACTTCAGTTGAAGCCCAAAGAGTAGAAAACAACCGCTGGGAAGGG